The Hemitrygon akajei unplaced genomic scaffold, sHemAka1.3 Scf000148, whole genome shotgun sequence genome includes a window with the following:
- the LOC140723929 gene encoding NLR family CARD domain-containing protein 3-like yields MSYNPSYCWILALALGPFFTQRVRDPQRVPKTITQLYSYYIYNILKNHGREIENPRDVLLRVGQMAFRGVSERKIVFTDGDLINYNLQPSQFLSGFLMELLEREDSSRCVVYTFPHLTIQEFVAAVAQFLTLHPGDILKFLTEVHNTTDGRFEVFLRFVAGLSFPMTARGLEEFLGPFPHQTTCRVIDWVKEEVKRQSGNTESEAGRRSLLNTLHYLFESQNHGLSQAALGSVEKLSFCEMTLSPIDCAVLSHVIGHCDTIKQLDLWNCHIQCEGIQRLGPGLHKCQELRLSDNKLGDSGVKLVSAALRNPECKIQKLRLDSVGLTDSGVEDLVSALSTNPSLTGLDLGLNSLTDRSVPALRRLILTLPSLELILLYGNRFSETGRKELRSLQEPRPGLTVYL; encoded by the exons atgagctacaacccctcctactgctggatcctcgctctggcactgggccccttcttcacacaaagagtcagggacccgcagagAGTCCCCAAGActatcacccaactgtactcctactatatttacaacatcctgaaaaaccacggccgtgagattgagaacccccgtgatgtgttactcagggttggtcagatggccttcagaggagtgtctgagaggaagattgtgtttacagatggagatttgatcaactacaatctgcagccttcccagttcctgtccgggttcctgatggagcttttggagagagaggattcttcccggtgtgtggtgtacacattcccacacctcaccatccaagagtttgtagctgcagtcgcacaattcctgactctccatcccggggatatcctgaaattcctcactgaagtccacaacacgacagatgggcgatttgaggtatttctccgttttgttgctggtctctccttcccaatgacagctcggggtctggaggagtttctgggtccatttcctcatcaaacaacctgccgggtgattgactgggtgaaggaggaggttaaacgccagagtggaaacacagagagtgaagctggtagaaggagcctcctgaacacattacaCTActtgtttgagtctcagaatcatgGACTGTCTCAGGCCgctctgggatctgtggaaaaactttcattttgtgaaatgacactgtccccgattgactgcgcggtcctgtctcatgtcatcggacactgtgatacaataaaacagctCGACCTATggaactgccacattcagtgtgaaggaatccagcggctgggacccgggctgcacaagtgccaggagttgag actgagtgataataaactgggagattcaggagtgaaacttgtgtctgcggctctgaggaacccggagtgtaaaatacagaaactgcg gctggacagtgtcggtctcacagattctggtgtcgaggatctcgtctccgctctcagtacaaacccatcactgacggggctGGACCTGGGATTaaactcgctgacagaccgatctgtccccgctctccgccgcctcatactgaccctcccgagtctcgAGCTGATCCT gctgtacgggaatcggttcagtgagaccgggaggaaggaactgagatctctgcaggaacccagacccggactgacagtgtatctgtga